The Aspergillus luchuensis IFO 4308 DNA, chromosome 6, nearly complete sequence genome segment GCGTCTATCTATATTCAGATTCATGAATCAAGAACAATCACCAGTACGTCGTCACAATCTCTCTTCCAGGCTGGCCGTGCAGCAGATCCTCCCGAGTGTGCACCACAGTCCGCGCCTGCCGATCATGAACCAGGAAGAATTGTAGCCAAGTTACTCGGTGGTTCTCACAAATCCAATTCCCACGAGCGCAAGCATTTTCAGGGCTACTCAAACATTCCTCTTCAATTTCCATTACTCTTTCCGCAATCTTCAGGGCTGCCATGCCTTCACAGATGCCTTCACGCCTTGGGTATTGTCTGAGAAGACGGATCGCCTGCCGCCTGATTGTGGGTTCGCGACAGCGGAGTGCAATCAAAAATAATGGCTCCGTCGTGATTGTCTCCAGGTGGAAGCTCATGTTTTGTGACTGGTCTATATCTGCAGGCTGGCTGTCTAAGGGATCCATGGGGTCTCCTAGAATGTCGCCCATCAATCTGAGCATGTATGCATAGTCCTCGACGAAGTCGTCGTGAGCTAGTTCGCCTTCCGTCAGGTCCATGGATAGAGCCACTTGTGCGAGTCTGCGCCGGACATAGAGGAGTTTTAAAGCCTTCCCATTTTCTGGCTGTGGTGTTCTTCCAAGATATTTGTCGAGCCTGGCATCCCATTCAGTAAGACCAAGAAGACACTGTTGTCTCTTGATCTGCATCCCAGCATCTAAACCATCAATATATATGGAATTGTTGGTATATATTTGCATCATTTTGTTGAAATGCACCTCCAAGGCAACACACGCCTCTAGCAGAGACTTGAAGGGGTTGGTAGACGACGACAAAATGATCTGCTTGTCCGTCCATTGAAGGTTATTCGAAAGACTAGGAAGGTAGGGGCGCGCTTGTGAGTCGAGTTGGGTAAACAAGACCAGCAACACATCCAGATCTGAATCCTCATCTCTTTGGTCTTCACCTTTGTCCGCCAATTTCCATTGATGAATCAGCTTCAGTCCGCTATTGATGTGCACGAAAGCCTGCCACAGACGGCCCTGCAGACTTGACA includes the following:
- a CDS encoding Zn(II)2Cys6 transcription factor (COG:S;~EggNog:ENOG410PTVY;~InterPro:IPR036864,IPR021858,IPR001138;~PFAM:PF00172;~TransMembrane:1 (i206-226o);~go_function: GO:0000981 - DNA-binding transcription factor activity, RNA polymerase II-specific [Evidence IEA];~go_function: GO:0008270 - zinc ion binding [Evidence IEA];~go_process: GO:0006355 - regulation of transcription, DNA-templated [Evidence IEA]), whose amino-acid sequence is MRNPQSPKNNTHLTNSLIGGLKESNSRLNRSGKARIRHWAPKVKTGCMTCRIRRVKCDETKPVCQRCSSTGRKCDGYNSVPPGPPTTVLSVVQMPSYWEVVSSNPVETESFRFFHSVTIPTLAGFFDQGRWARRLLQMSHRYPALWHAMTAVACIHRDFIANSTPITMSRMQDSSQVRLALQQWNKSIQSLQELLSGQVLTKFDRLVILSVCILFITMSSLQGRLWQAFVHINSGLKLIHQWKLADKGEDQRDEDSDLDVLLVLFTQLDSQARPYLPSLSNNLQWTDKQIILSSSTNPFKSLLEACVALEVHFNKMMQIYTNNSIYIDGLDAGMQIKRQQCLLGLTEWDARLDKYLGRTPQPENGKALKLLYVRRRLAQVALSMDLTEGELAHDDFVEDYAYMLRLMGDILGDPMDPLDSQPADIDQSQNMSFHLETITTEPLFLIALRCREPTIRRQAIRLLRQYPRREGICEGMAALKIAERVMEIEEECLSSPENACARGNWICENHRVTWLQFFLVHDRQARTVVHTREDLLHGQPGREIVTTYW